Proteins from one Ranitomeya variabilis isolate aRanVar5 chromosome 1, aRanVar5.hap1, whole genome shotgun sequence genomic window:
- the LOC143772004 gene encoding C-X-C motif chemokine 10-like: MYRPVIVLCMLFLLQPCVQGMSLLGKRRCLCMGNGANHVDLKQIKKFEFFPPSSKCEKMEVIAKFKHVKKGLCLNPHSELVKSVVALSKKKSGDEK, encoded by the exons ATGTACAGACCAGTCATTGTCCTCTGTATGCTGTTCCTGCTTCAGCCATGTGTACAAG GCATGTCCCTATTGGGGAAGAGACGCTGTTTGTGTATGGGTAATGGGGCCAATCATGTGGACCTAAAGCAAATCAAGAAATTTGAATTTTTTCCACCAAGCTCCAAGTGTGAGAAAATGGAAGTCAT CGCTAAATTCAAGCATGTGaagaaaggactgtgtctcaatccTCATTCCGAGTTGGTGAAGTCAGTTGTTGCATTGTCAAAGAAAAA ATCGGGCGATGAAAAGTAA